The Besnoitia besnoiti strain Bb-Ger1 chromosome IV, whole genome shotgun sequence genome contains a region encoding:
- a CDS encoding PHD-finger domain-containing protein (encoded by transcript BESB_054040), translated as MSLHRSCIYTGLSVCTCPEGQNVRFSCGSISSSFSPGPPESVHTHCPALSSSLPSSSATALFGRHDRREGCGGDRATGPDPVVLSPELSENASSLSAASLPFLSSSLSSSLSSSVSSSLSSSLASSPCLSSSLFSSSLSCSLPRLEPADVTAEAERLRENCEAHGVPLAAEPEEELDLAAVGKIVTAQRKQVLQAIQRRAAQIEYCTYCERSILESGDTRFCRHCRPLRQNAEGCGTVGEPSLPRTASPSVKAASSSLVFSSPSSAEGGCLLSDGHNPNYVSFISTAAQSFSSRCDAASLARATERRDPGASADELKRRAEAFLALCGAEPVAAGSEEADAPDARFELWCHQKACRREAGDVKDMLICFRCRQSHHASCCDPPLNFELVTRYAWHCADCKRCERCQLNTNEEKMLICDACDRAFHMDCIDPPVLEVPDGDWFCPDCGHCACCDRRLSDEEALDAGCFFGNAHRVCLDCKERHLRVKRNRATRLGSMALDATFLQATKKQGGGKLCEVCVKPLASCDAKGAKPRVACDVCKQVVHEGCAETNGEAASHKQIWCRACLQLRRDFQ; from the exons ATGTCACTGCATCGGAGCTGCATATACACCGGCCTGTCGGTCTGTACATGCCCAGAAGGCCAGAATGTTCGTTTCTCTTGCGGCAGTatttcgtcttccttctccccAGGTCCACCAGAGAGCGTTCACACACACTGTCCTGCTTTGTCTTCCAGTCTCCCTTCCTCGTCGGCAACGGCTCTCTTTGGAAGACACGACCGGCGggaaggctgcggcggagaccgcgcgaCCGGTCCGGATCCGGTGGTTCTGAGTCCAGAACTGTCGGAGAATGCATCTTCGctttccgcggcctccttgcctttcctctcttcgtccctttcttcctcgctctcttcctcggtttcctcttctttgtcttcgtcgctcgcgtcctctccgtgtctctcttcgtccctcttttcctcttcgctctcttgtTCCCTGCCGCGGCTGGAACCCGCAGACGTGACAGCCGAAGCGGAGCGGCTGCGGGAGAATTGCGAGGCGCACGGGGTACCGCTTGCCGCAGAGCCCGAAGAGGAGCTTGATCTCGCAGCCGTAGGCAAGATCGTGACTGCTCAAAGAAAGCAAGTGCTGCAGGCCATACAAAGACGCGCTGCCCAGATCGAGTACTGCACCTACTGCGAAAGAAGCA TTCTCGAGTCAGGGGACACTCGTTTCTGTCGCCACTGTCGCCCGCTCCGGCAGAACGCAGAGGGGTGCGGGACCGTCGGAGAGCCCTCGTTGCCCCGGACTGCATCTCCCTCGGTGAaggctgcctcgtcgtctcttgtgttctcgtcgccctcttcggcAGAGGGTGGATGCCTTCTGTCCGACGGCCACAACCCGAACTACGTCTCGTTTATTTCAACTGCGGCGCagtcgttttcttcgcgatgcgacgccgcttcgctcgcgcgcgcgaccgagcgccgcgaccccggAGCGTCGGCGGACgagctgaagcgccgcgcggaggcctttctcgctctctgtggCGCAGAGCCTGTGGCGGCTggaagcgaggaggcagacgcgcccgacgcgcgctTCGAGCTCTGGTGCCATCAGAAGGCGTGCCGAagagaggccggcgacgtGAAGGACATGCTCATCTGCTTTCGCTGCCGGCAGTCGCACCACGCGAG CTGCTGCGACCCCCCGCTGAACTTCGAATTGGTCACGAGATATGCCTGGCACTGCGCAGACTGCAAG aggtGCGAGCGCTGTCAACTGAACACGAATGAGGAGAAGATGCTCATCTGCGACGCGTGCGACAGGGCGTTTCACATGGACTGCATTGACCCGCCGGTGCTAGAG GTGCCTGACGGGGACTGGTTCTGCCCGGACTGCGGCCACTGCGCGTGCTGCGACCGGCGCCTgtcagacgaagaagcgctc GATGCCGGCTGTTTCTTCGGCAACGCGCATCGCGTGTGCCTCGACTGCAAAGAGAGACATCTGCGTGTGAAGCGGAACCGCGCGACTCGGCTGGGCTCCATGGCGCTCGACGCGACGTTTTTGCAGGCGACTAAAAAACAGGGAGGCGGCAAGCTCTGCGAAGTCTGCGTCAAGCCTCTGGCGTCCTGCGATGCGAAAGGGGCCAAGCCGCGAGTCGCCTGCGACGTCTGCAAACAAG TTGTTCACGAAGGCTGTGCGGAGAccaacggcgaggcggcgtcgcacAAACAGATTTGGTGCAGAGCTTgcttgcagctgcgccgggACTTCCAGTGA
- a CDS encoding putative eukaryotic initiation factor-2 beta (encoded by transcript BESB_054050), which translates to MLPLSIFRLAALCGVSFQAPQQFDFGERRRRKKKEKKETDQAQEDAPIIDGTGEVFKRGQEYTYQEMLQRIQTLIEKHNPDLSGAKRYTIKPPQVVRVGSKKVAWINFKDICNIMNRQPDHVHQFVLAELGTEGSIAGDGQLVLKGKYGPKHIEALLRKYITEYVTCQMCKSPNTTMQRDSRTRLWQQSCVACGANRSVTTIKSGFHAVGKGERRKAKLG; encoded by the exons ATGCTTCCTCTTTCTATTTTTCGGCTGGCGGCTCTCTGTGGTGTCTCCTTCCAGGCTCCTCAGCAGTTCGACTTCGGTGAGCGCCGtcgcagaaagaagaaggagaagaaggagacagatCAAG CCCAAGAGGACGCGCCGATCATCGACGGCACGGGTGAAGTGTTCAAGCGCGGACAGGAATACACCTACCAGGAA ATGCTCCAGCGCATTCAGACGTTGATTGAGAAGCACAACCCCGATCTGTCGGGTGCGAAGCGCTACACGATCAAGCCTCCGCAGGTCGTCCGCGTTGGCTCCAAGAAG GTTGCGTGGATCAACTTCAAAGACATTTGCAACATCATGAACCGCCAGCCCGACCACGTGCATCAGTTCGTCCTCGCCGAGTTGGGTACTGAAGGTTCGATCGCGGGAGACGGGCAGCTCGTTCTCAAAGGAAAATACGGCCCCAAGCAcatcgaggcgctgctcagAAAATACATCA ctGAGTACGTTACGTGCCAGATGTGCAAGAGTCCGAATACGACGATGCAGCGCGACAGCCGGACGCGTCTGTGGCAGCAGAGCTGCGTGGCCTGTGGCGCCAATCGATCTGTCACGACCATCAAGAGCGGTTTCCACGCCGTcggaaagggagagagaagaaaggcgaaGCTGGGCTAA
- a CDS encoding hypothetical protein (encoded by transcript BESB_054060), with translation MESAARFPSSEACAEAEPAPSSAHEFWRRTAARVSQTLLSPARHRRLITTLDPLGAGASASAAPASPLEGGRRSDAGASRAAEDAGRQGEVAPARASVSLSPPSGSLGNTRGDFGAHSASQAENERASAAGSVAHAHPAAAPPEPPFEKTGGDSSANANAEDLLCSALDSGSREGRERGEELAEECRGAETWARQPQDQNAVKQTVKNVRLGNVLFSGTVISEDTGVTTAEEKVLRFRLHLIGREAAVSVAEVFSFSFKARRAFSPRVGAAEARMQRIRFFSTSATSTARGSKGKGRFSWRSGAVYDGQVARGRRHGFGTLFSSKGDKEYTGTWKDGQRDGEGTFRYDAEGICAYRGAWRNNLRHGWGRQEYSGGVYEGQWRAGKRHGAGQMVWTELGVQYAGQWRDDLPDGWGVQVWTQGRSGERDPESDDDVAESQLRLNRYEGSFKRGARHGFGLFWYANGSRYEGVWRGNKKHGRAHFVNEAGAVHEALFENDRVVRISSVKPSFALCDDLPSGLSKPAPSSSSSASKKSPSPQGSMALALPSALPSTASVHKTFFSSLGASSARRLVALDDIFLLELCRGPAGPGRPAAPPDNRTAAKHFPASGDKSPLRGGARGRRCLNWERDELKALSAASWHEETERAFSGTYKWILRNLKTLRRTYALYRRIACFPGQDPLCMSFLQFWLLAADARLLTADRPLSRILRALEVATQSAPTPSECLISIRDGVPSLVFCGSAKPAALWDANALRGTPPGELPNEEALSTEGSSSPCAGLNPPPSRMPLSSIEAQPPSSARSLQTPPRAGSPRVGASAPLYVEPVEQRPLVFPSFLRALVLLAQDDLLRQEAVRARSPRGRPASSSSSSVPSRATLDVALSSCTVSLLQFYETCFSAGRGERRGSATQSRFAGGRGSSSVCSQRSPTKRTSSFASRRSSLSRKMASPHTFRSPALDALRPFTSPEILQALAPLQPWLARRFACAPQARSAGETKAGGDEVEGLPPYPLGGSPEGSSQSKFSSLPRMTGSVFLRDLLSMLHRWGLLKKADDGVKKTKGTSKPPDPSFSLPAESPEAHERLAAPPAGPDLPPAPPSPAPPGRLPRAPNGPSAEPPGPGGRGEKGGRRRGSLAASRGDAKAKSLASPSGVAPPEPDAVAPSEETGVSRAETAGSSSAGSDESTSTKAGGVRSTPQVSVSSLLAAAFTATPLAVTPVEVLYFLFHFLPEFHDQEDALRALHELREEKKRRHAEKAGRSAPSAESGSSRPPLSLAQSPVAPTGASAGLAEGEEREASSFAAEGSPSQASKSGQKVKESHAPGPALGRSAGVPAGSAPATHADRKREGREEKGVKPRGVKALAGGRRGGAPRVTITGERPRMIPTTANAREELSGSATGGHKGDDSRPPPPPQENASAGRSDAAKSGVAGSPGDTPAAADGDPGAARDRALRRAGSRDEALGTNETGGAGSPRMTEGPVRVTPRGEEDAEMNLERRRPFATPAVERSYLKLVRKILGKQASAWVDLVNREVTAIEMMMVLLKIVEFKTPVLLEALMPLPLRLSLLASAIAEHEAARAARLGGPLRLSSEARCRPCWPVASRSSLPPSSFFLSPPDGSAELPASLVASLLAQLPPERQTPPSLPSPSCALSQLLALMQKSTTLTWLPGSSARYSLPVAPRGGAAGALGAAPSGGVEEGASEDVAAAAPGVSGGSLEGEREEGNRFWQGFDGVRSICRACGENEWMLSAVVKAPLVCVKAEEDESEASAAVREADDDCSDEENEESEGTCVAHSASDRVERF, from the exons ATGGAGTCTGCAGCTCGCTTCCCCTCGTCCGAAGcgtgcgcggaggcagagcctgcgccttcctctgcacACGAGTTCTGGCGCCGTACGGCCGCCAGAGTGTCGCAGACGCTTCTGTCGCCCGCCAGGCACCGCAGACTGATCACGACTCTCGACCCGCTGGGGGCTGgagcctctgcctctgcggcgcccgcgagtcCCCTTgagggaggcagacgcagcgacgccggcgcctctcgcgcggccgaAGACGCAGGCCGACAGGGTGAGGTCGCcccagcgagagcgagcgtctctctctccccgccctcAGGTTCTTTAGGAAACACGCGAGGCGACTTCGGCGCCCATTCGGCTTCACAGGCCGAGAACGAgcgcgcaagcgccgcgGGAAGCGTGGCACACGCCCatcctgcagccgcgccgccggagcctcCTTTCGAGAAAACTGGAGGCGACTCGTCTGCAAATGCCAACGCAGAGGATCTCCTCTGCAGTGCGCTCGACTCAGGCTCCAGAgaagggcgcgagagaggcgaagaactTGCGGAGGAGTGCAGGGGGGCGGAAACATGGGCAAGGCAGCCACAAGATCAGAACGCAGTGAAGCAGACTGTGAAGAATGTGCGTCTGGGAAACGTCCTCTTCTCAGGCACGGTGATCAGCGAGGATACTGGCGTCACCACAGCTGAGGAAAAAG TATTGCGGTTCCGTCTGCATCTGATCGGTCGAGAAGCGGCGGTCTCAGTTGCGGaggttttctctttttctttcaaggcgaggcgcgcttTTTCACCTCGAGTGGGtgcggccgaggcgcgaATGCAGAGGATCAGGTTCTTCTCTACGTCGGCGACTTCCACGGCTCGAGGCTCGAAGGGCAAGGGGCGATTTTCGTGGCGGAGTGGAGCCGTTTACGACGGCCAG GTCGCGAGAGGCCGTCGCCACGGTTTCGGCACTCTGTTCAGCTCAAAAGG CGATAAAGAGTATACAGGCACGTGGAAAGATGGGCAACGCGATGGAGAAGGAACTTTTCGCTACGACGCAGAGGGGATCTGCGCGTACAGAG GCGCGTGGCGAAACAACCTGCGACACGGCTGGGGGAGACAGGAGTACTCTGGAGGCGTCTACGAGGGTCAGTGGAGAGCAGGGAAGCGCCACGGCGCTGGCCAGATGGTGTGGACGGAGCTTGGCGTGCAGTACGCAG GCCAATGGCGAGACGACTTGCCAGACGGCTGGGGCGTCCAAGTGTGGACGCAGGGGCGGTCTGGAGAGAGAGATCCTGAGAGCG ATGACGACGTGGCGGAGAGCCAGTTGCGCCTGAATCGCTACGAAGGCTCCTTCAAG CGCGGAGCGCGGCACGGCTTCGGCCTGTTTTGGTATGCGAACGGAAGTCGCTACGAaggcgtctggcgcggcaACAAGAAGCACGGCCGCGCGCACTTTGTCaacgaggcgggcgcggttCACGAAG CGCTCTTCGAGAACGACCGCGTCGTGCGAATAAGCAGCGTGAAGCCGTCGTTTGCGCTTTGCGACGATCTCCCTTCTGGCCTGAGCAAGCctgcgccgtcctcgtcctcttcggctTCCAAAaagtcgccgtcgccgcaggggTCTATGGCACTCGCCTTGCCCTCCGCCCTGCCCTCCACAGCCAGTGTCCATAAaaccttcttctcctcgctcggaGCGAGTTCAGCGAGGAGGCTTGTGGCGCTCGACGACATCTTCCTTCTGGAGCTGTGCAGAGGCCCCGCGGGCCCCGGGAgacccgcggcgccccccgACAACCGCACCGCCGCGAAGCACTTcccggcgagcggcgacaaAAGTCCGCTGAGAGGCGGGGCaagaggcaggcgctgcctAAACTGGGAGCGAGATGAGCTGAaggcgctctccgccgccagctggcacgaggagacagagagggcCTTCAGTGGAACCTACAAGTGGATACTGCG AAACCTCAAAACGCTGCGTCGCACCTACGCGCTGTACCGGCGGATCGCCTGCTTCCCGGGGCAAGACCCTCTGTGCATGTCCTTTCTCCAGTTCTG GCTCTtagcggcagacgcgaggctTCTCACCGCAGACCGGCCGCTGAGCAGGATCCTGAGG gcgctcgaggTGGCAACGCAGTCGGCTCCAACGCCCTCCGAGTGTCTCATTTCCATTCGCGACGGCGTGCCTTCGCTTGTCTTCTGCGGGTCAGCGAAGCCTGCGGCACTGTGGGACGCAAACGCCCTCAGGGGCACCCCGCCCGGCGAGCTGCCGAACGAGGAGGCCCTCTCAACAGAAGGCTCTTCTTCACCGTGTGCAG GTCTGAATCCACCTCCGTCTCGGATGCCTCTCTCGTCCATCGAGGCGCAGCCcccctcctcggcgcggtCTTTGCagactccgccgcgcgccggaagTCCTCGcgtgggcgcctccgccccttTGTACGTCGAGCCCGTAGAGCAGCGGCCCCTGGTGTTTCCTtcctttctccgcgcgctcgttctcctcgcgcaggaCGATCTGCTACGCCAAGAGGCGGTTcgcgcgaggtcgccgcgcgggcgcccggcctcctcgtcctcctcatcggtgccgtcgcgcgcgacccTCGACGTTGCGCTCTCGAGCTGCACtgtgtcgctgctgcagttctACGAGACGTGCTTcagcgcaggccgcggcgagcggcggggcTCCGCCACGCAGAGtcgcttcgctggcggccgcgggagcAGCAGCGTATGCAGCCAGAGGAGCCCGACGAAGCGGACCAGCAGTTTCGCGAgtcggcgcagcagcctcagCCGCAAGATGGCCTCGCCGCACACCTTCAGGTCTCCTGCGCTCGACGCCCTCCGCCCGTTCACGAGCCCCGAAATCctgcaggccctcgcgccgctgcagccctggctcgcccgccgcttcgcctgcgcgcctcaggcgagaagcgccggggagacgaaggccg GGGGAGACGAGGTAGAGGGCTTGCCCCCGTACCCCCTTGGGGGATCGCCCGAAGGCTCCTCGCAGAGCAAGTTTTCCAGCCTGCCGCGCATGACAGGCTCCGTGTTTCTCCGAGATCTTTTGTCGATGCTGCAC CGCTGGGGGCTTTTGAAGAAGGCGGACGACGGGGTGAAGAAGACAAAGGGAACCAGCAAGCCCCCCGACCCGTCATTTTCGCTGCCGGCAGAAT CTCCTGAGGCTCACGAACGActtgcggcgccgcccgcagggcccgacctgccgcctgcgcctccgtctccaGCGCCCCCAGGCCGCCTCCCACGGGCCCCTAACGGGCCCAGCGCGGAGCCCCCCGGACCTGGCGGTcggggcgagaagggcggaagaaggcgagggagccTGGCAGCcagccgaggcgacgcaAAGGCA AAAAGCCTGGCTTCGCCTTCGGGAGTGGCCCCGCCGGAGCccgacgcggtcgcgccttCAGAGGAGACAGGTGTCTCCCGTGCGGAGACTGCGGGCTCCTCCAGCGCAGGGTCGGACGAATCGACATCGACGAAAGCAGGAGGAGTCCGCTCAACTCCGCAAG TCTCCGTCAGCTCGCTCTTGGCTGCCGCGTTCACTGCGACGCCTTTGGCTGTGACCCCCGTGGAGGTTTTGTACTTTCTTTTCCACTTTCTGCCCGAGTTCCACGACCAGGAGGACGCGCTGCGAGCTCTCCACGAGCTCCgtgaggagaagaagcggcgtcatgcagagaaggcgggcAGGTCCGCCCCAAGCGCTGAATCCGGCtcttcgcgccctccgctctcgctggcgcagtCCCCAGTGGCGCCGACGGGTGCGTCCGCAGGACTGGCTGAGGGGGAGGAGCGTGAAGCTTCCTCGTTCGCTGCCGAAGGGAGTCCGAGCCAGGCGTCAAAAAGCGGCCAAAAAGTCAAAGAATCGCACGCGCCTGGCCCCGCGCTGGGTCGGAGCGCCGGCGTGCCGGCAGGAtctgcgcccgccacgcATGCCGACCGAAAACGAGagggcagagaagaaaaggggGTGAAGCCTCGAGGCGTGAAGGCCCTAGCcggcggacgaagaggaggggcgccgcgcgtcacCATCACCGGCGAGCGGCCCAGGATGATTCCAACGACCgcaaacgcgcgcgaggagctctCAGGATCCGCGACGGGGGGGCACAAGGGCGACGACAGCCGTCCACCCCCACCGCCCCAGGAGAACGCGTCTGCGGGAAGGAGTGACGCGGCGAAGAGTGGTGTCGCAGGCAGCCCAGGAGACAcccctgcagccgcggacggcgaccccggcgccgcgagagacagggcTCTCCGAAGAGCGGGGAgtcgcgacgaggcgctgggCACCAACGAGACCGGAGGTGCGGGCTCCCCACGGATGACCGAGGGCCCGGTACGGGTAACGCCgagaggggaagaagacgcggaaatGAAtctggagaggaggaggccgttTGCCACGCCAGCGGTGGAACGAAGCTACCTGAAACTCGTGCGAAAGATCCTCGGGAAACAAGCCTCCGCCTGGGTCGACCTGGTCAACCGAGAAGTGACCGCCATTGAAATGATGATGGTGCTCCTCAAGATTGTCGAGTTCAAG ACACCCGTTCTCCTGGAGGCCCTCATGccccttcctctgcgcctgtctctcctcgcgtccgcTATCGCGGAGCACGAGGCggctcgagccgcgcggTTGGGGGGTCCTCTACGCCTTTCCAGCGAGGctcgctgcaggccctgTTGGCCCGTGGCCTCGCGAAGCTcccttccgccttcttccttttttttGTCTCCGCCTGACGGCTCGGCGGAACTGCCGGCGAGCCTCGTCGCaagtctcctcgcgcagcttccccccgagaggcagacgccgccctcgctgccttcccCCTCTTGCGCcctctcgcagctgctcgcgctgaTGCAGAAATCGACGACCCTCACGTGGCTGCCTGGCTCCAGCGCTCGATACAGTCTCCCTGTCGCCCcccggggcggcgcggcgggcgcgttgGGCGCCGCCCCGAGTGGCGGAGTCGAAGAGGGCGCGTCGGAGGACgttgcggctgctgcgccgggTGTCTCTGGGGGATCTCTCGAAGGAGAACGCGAGGAAGGGAATCGCTTCTGGCAGGGCTTTGACGGGGTCCGCAGCATTTGCCGCGCGTGCGGAGAGAACGAGTGGATGCTGTCTGCGGTGGTGAAGGCAcccctcgtctgcgtcaaggcagaggaggacgaaagCGAGGCCTCAGCAGCGGTgagggaggcagacgacgactGCAGTGAcgaggaaaacgaagaaagtGAAGGGACTTGCGTGGCCCACAGTGCCTCGGATCGCGTTGAGCGTTTTTAA